In Malus sylvestris chromosome 15, drMalSylv7.2, whole genome shotgun sequence, a single genomic region encodes these proteins:
- the LOC126601645 gene encoding uncharacterized protein LOC126601645, producing MEMDGLCSNGLVLDGFLCSVVQAVVAEAAIAAAAKSLALSCLMMGSVPNNINVFPKEPEAVTGFPITELYVVEKPGPENKDASETEDDDDDDDDAAGDDQDEDGGDEDDASGEDNEGKGNPEGEPEANGDGVSEEDGDDDEKEDEEDDDDDDDDDDGDDGEEETEDEEEEDEEDEEEDIPQPPAKRRK from the exons ATGGAGATGGACGGCCTCTGCTCAAACGGCCTCGTTTTGGACGGTTTTCTCTGCTCTGTGGTGCAGGCTGTGGTGGCTGAGGCAGCCATTGCTGCTGCTGCCAAGTCTCTTGCTTTGTCCTGCTTGATG ATGGGATCTGTGCCAAACAATATCAATGTTTTTCCCAAAGAACCTGAGGCAGTCACGGG GTTTCCTATCACTGAGCTTTATGTAGTGGAAAAACCTGGTCCTGAGAACAAAGATGCAAGTGAAACTGAGGACGATGATGACGACGATGATGATGCTGCCGGTGATGACCAGGATGAAGATGGTGGCGACGAGGATGACGCCTCAGGAGAAGACAATGAGGGTAAAGGTAATCCAGAAGGCGAGCCTGAGGCCAATGGTGATGGTGTAAGCGAAGaggatggtgatgatgatgagaaagaagatgaggaagacgatgatgacgatgacgacgatgatgatggtgatgatgggGAGGAAGAGActgaagacgaagaagaagaggacGAGGAAGATGAGGAGGAAGACATTCCTCAGCCACCTGCTAAGAGGAGAaaatga